From the genome of Nicotiana sylvestris chromosome 2, ASM39365v2, whole genome shotgun sequence, one region includes:
- the LOC104221344 gene encoding uncharacterized protein isoform X1, with protein sequence MKLEPSMEQSAFGSSRKPDEAEFNLREWALKAKLSREKTNSRRYSASYIGSFRENAKSFRSNVIISSTASSPGYTLREEIDPSKYSFTTALKALQAKTLYSWEYMSPDGLALNSKWNEAEKYICNPLSGEVPLECLSTKTLTERSFRQSNSRITVSGPLIYPSHIQSTGQFQTKYPAKPSFPTHDVENQIPSKEKKDVSITRDMGTQSIAAYNYVSSNSPSPVPTPSIEEMSIKLSEAADSSPMSMTTPSIKEGSIKLSEADDHSPMTIPQLKSEEEMYVQVEGKETAGSREQDTKSNEEQLLQGQRKKVKQMDSRQFGGCLSWMSLWMRRKRRLREKHKSRSNNIFLCHINACYKE encoded by the exons ATGAAACTAGAACCTAGCATGGAACAATCAGCTTTTGGAAGTTCAAGAAAGCCAGATGAAGCAGAGTTCAATTTGAGAGAATGGGCTCTTAAGGCTAAACTTAGCAGAGAAAAAACTAATTCAAGAAGGTACTCAGCATCTTATATTGGAAGTTTCAGAGAAAATGCAAAATCTTTTAGATCAAATGTAATAATTTCAAGCACTGCTTCTTCTCCTGGCTACACCTTAAGAG AGGAAATTGATCCATCAAAATATTCTTTTACCACTGCCCTGAAAG CATTGCAGGCAAAAACATTATATAGTTGGGAATACATGTCACCAGATGGTTTGGCTCTGAATTCAAAATGGAATGAAGCTGAGAAATACATATGCAATCCATTGTCAGGGGAAGTTCCTTTGGAGTGTTTATCTACAAAAACACTTACTGAGAGATCATTTCGCCAGTCAAATAGCAGAATTACTGTCTCAGGACCTCTAATTTATCCTTCTCATATTCAGAGTACAGGACAATTTCAAACAAAATACCCTGCAAAGCCTTCTTTCCCTACACATGATGTTGAAAACCAAATCCCAAGCAAAG AGAAGAAAGATGTTAGCATAACAAGAGATATGGGAACACAAAGCATTGCAGCTTATAATTATGTCAGTTCTAATAGTCCAAGTCCAGTTCCAACTCCATCAATTGAAGAAATGTCTATAAAGCTAAGTGAAGCAGCTGATTCTTCACCTATGAGTATGACTACTCCATCCATTAAAGAAGGATCCATAAAGCTGAGTGAAGCAGATGATCACTCCCCTATGACTATTCCACAACTAAAATCTGAGGAAGAG ATGTATGTCCAGGTGGAAGGGAAAGAAACAGCTGGATCAAGGGAACAAGACACGAAAAGCAACGAGGAGCAGTTGTTGCAGGGACAGAGAAAGAAAGTGAAGCAGATGGACAGCAGGCAATTTGGTGGGTGCTTGTCATGGATGAGTTTGTGgatgagaagaaaaagaaggctGAGAGAGAAGCATAAATCAAGAAGCAACAATATTTTTCTTTGCCATATTAATGCATGCTATAAAGAATAA
- the LOC104221344 gene encoding uncharacterized protein isoform X2: protein MKLEPSMEQSAFGSSRKPDEAEFNLREWALKAKLSREKTNSRRYSASYIGSFRENAKSFRSNVIISSTASSPGYTLREEIDPSKYSFTTALKALQAKTLYSWEYMSPDGLALNSKWNEAEKYICNPLSGEVPLECLSTKTLTERSFRQSNSRITVSGPLIYPSHIQSTGQFQTKYPAKPSFPTHDVENQIPSKEKKDVSITRDMGTQSIAAYNYVSSNSPSPVPTPSIEEMSIKLSEAADSSPMSMTTPSIKEGSIKLSEADDHSPMTIPQLKSEEEVEGKETAGSREQDTKSNEEQLLQGQRKKVKQMDSRQFGGCLSWMSLWMRRKRRLREKHKSRSNNIFLCHINACYKE from the exons ATGAAACTAGAACCTAGCATGGAACAATCAGCTTTTGGAAGTTCAAGAAAGCCAGATGAAGCAGAGTTCAATTTGAGAGAATGGGCTCTTAAGGCTAAACTTAGCAGAGAAAAAACTAATTCAAGAAGGTACTCAGCATCTTATATTGGAAGTTTCAGAGAAAATGCAAAATCTTTTAGATCAAATGTAATAATTTCAAGCACTGCTTCTTCTCCTGGCTACACCTTAAGAG AGGAAATTGATCCATCAAAATATTCTTTTACCACTGCCCTGAAAG CATTGCAGGCAAAAACATTATATAGTTGGGAATACATGTCACCAGATGGTTTGGCTCTGAATTCAAAATGGAATGAAGCTGAGAAATACATATGCAATCCATTGTCAGGGGAAGTTCCTTTGGAGTGTTTATCTACAAAAACACTTACTGAGAGATCATTTCGCCAGTCAAATAGCAGAATTACTGTCTCAGGACCTCTAATTTATCCTTCTCATATTCAGAGTACAGGACAATTTCAAACAAAATACCCTGCAAAGCCTTCTTTCCCTACACATGATGTTGAAAACCAAATCCCAAGCAAAG AGAAGAAAGATGTTAGCATAACAAGAGATATGGGAACACAAAGCATTGCAGCTTATAATTATGTCAGTTCTAATAGTCCAAGTCCAGTTCCAACTCCATCAATTGAAGAAATGTCTATAAAGCTAAGTGAAGCAGCTGATTCTTCACCTATGAGTATGACTACTCCATCCATTAAAGAAGGATCCATAAAGCTGAGTGAAGCAGATGATCACTCCCCTATGACTATTCCACAACTAAAATCTGAGGAAGAG GTGGAAGGGAAAGAAACAGCTGGATCAAGGGAACAAGACACGAAAAGCAACGAGGAGCAGTTGTTGCAGGGACAGAGAAAGAAAGTGAAGCAGATGGACAGCAGGCAATTTGGTGGGTGCTTGTCATGGATGAGTTTGTGgatgagaagaaaaagaaggctGAGAGAGAAGCATAAATCAAGAAGCAACAATATTTTTCTTTGCCATATTAATGCATGCTATAAAGAATAA
- the LOC104221344 gene encoding uncharacterized protein isoform X3, with protein MKLEPSMEQSAFGSSRKPDEAEFNLREWALKAKLSREKTNSRRYSASYIGSFRENAKSFRSNVIISSTASSPGYTLREEIDPSKYSFTTALKALQAKTLYSWEYMSPDGLALNSKWNEAEKYICNPLSGEVPLECLSTKTLTERSFRQSNSRITVSGPLIYPSHIQSTGQFQTKYPAKPSFPTHDVENQIPSKEKKDVSITRDMGTQSIAAYNYVSSNSPSPVPTPSIEEMSIKLSEAADSSPMSMTTPSIKEGSIKLSEADDHSPMTIPQLKSEEENYVRYFGMS; from the exons ATGAAACTAGAACCTAGCATGGAACAATCAGCTTTTGGAAGTTCAAGAAAGCCAGATGAAGCAGAGTTCAATTTGAGAGAATGGGCTCTTAAGGCTAAACTTAGCAGAGAAAAAACTAATTCAAGAAGGTACTCAGCATCTTATATTGGAAGTTTCAGAGAAAATGCAAAATCTTTTAGATCAAATGTAATAATTTCAAGCACTGCTTCTTCTCCTGGCTACACCTTAAGAG AGGAAATTGATCCATCAAAATATTCTTTTACCACTGCCCTGAAAG CATTGCAGGCAAAAACATTATATAGTTGGGAATACATGTCACCAGATGGTTTGGCTCTGAATTCAAAATGGAATGAAGCTGAGAAATACATATGCAATCCATTGTCAGGGGAAGTTCCTTTGGAGTGTTTATCTACAAAAACACTTACTGAGAGATCATTTCGCCAGTCAAATAGCAGAATTACTGTCTCAGGACCTCTAATTTATCCTTCTCATATTCAGAGTACAGGACAATTTCAAACAAAATACCCTGCAAAGCCTTCTTTCCCTACACATGATGTTGAAAACCAAATCCCAAGCAAAG AGAAGAAAGATGTTAGCATAACAAGAGATATGGGAACACAAAGCATTGCAGCTTATAATTATGTCAGTTCTAATAGTCCAAGTCCAGTTCCAACTCCATCAATTGAAGAAATGTCTATAAAGCTAAGTGAAGCAGCTGATTCTTCACCTATGAGTATGACTACTCCATCCATTAAAGAAGGATCCATAAAGCTGAGTGAAGCAGATGATCACTCCCCTATGACTATTCCACAACTAAAATCTGAGGAAGAG AATTATGTCAGATATTTTGGAATGTCTTAA